In Deinococcus maricopensis DSM 21211, the sequence TGTCTTCGCTGTCGCGCAGCTCTCCCCGGACGCGCCCCCGCCCGTCTGGGCCATGCAGGGCGACGTGTGGCACGTGACCCGCACCGACGACGAACTCTCGGTGGTCACCGCCGAAGCGCACGTGCCCGACGGCGTGCGCCACGAGGGCGGCTGGGCCGCGCTGAAACTGCACGGGCCGTTCGCGTTCCACCTGACGGGCGTGCTCGCCAGCATCCTGAACCCGCTCGCCGCCGCGGACATCGGCATTTTCGCGCTGAGCACCTTCAATACGGACTACGTGCTCGTGAAGGCCGAGCGGTTGAACGACGCGCTCGGCGCGCTCCGTGCCGCCGGGCACACCCTGCGGGCGCCGCATTGAGCCTCGCCGGCCAGGCCGCGCGGAGGGTGAGCGCCGCTCCGCCGTCCGGGTGGGCGTGATGCGACTGACGCTGAGCACCACCCTGAACGCGCCCGTCGGCCGCGTGTGGGCGCACGTCCAGCAACCTGCCCTCCTGCGGTTCGTGGCGGCGCCGCTGCAGACGTTCGAACCGCTCCGGCCAGCCACCTGGCCGGCCCGGTGGGCGGCCGGCGAGTACGTCGTGCACGTGCGCGTGCTCGGCGTCCGGCTGTCGGGAACGCACTGCATCTCGGTGTCGTTCCCGGACCCGGACACGATGCGCGGGCGCGAGCGGTTTGAGCTGCACGATCACGGTCACGGCCGGCTCGCGCGCACGTGGAATCACGACATCATCGTGCAGGCGCTGCCGGACGGTCGCACGCGGTACACCGACCGGGTGGAGGTCC encodes:
- a CDS encoding ACT domain-containing protein, encoding MPLTLSVLPGVFAVAQLSPDAPPPVWAMQGDVWHVTRTDDELSVVTAEAHVPDGVRHEGGWAALKLHGPFAFHLTGVLASILNPLAAADIGIFALSTFNTDYVLVKAERLNDALGALRAAGHTLRAPH